TCGTCGGTGGACTTGATCTTCGAAGAACCGGTCGGCTTGCCCAAGCTCTACACCGATGACAAGAAGCTGGCGCAGATCCTGCGCAACTTCATCTCCAACGCCCTGAAATTCACGGTGCAAGGTGAAGTGCGGGTTTCGGCGCACAGGGTCGGCGAGCAGGAAATCCGCTTTGCCGTGCACGATACCGGCCTGGGCATCCCTGCCGAACTGCACAACAACCTGTTTGAGGATTTTTCCCAAATCGACTCACCGTTGCAAAAACGCCTGCGCGGTACCGGCCTGGGGCTGTCGCTGTGCAAACGCTTTGCCGAGCTGCTCGGCGGTCAGGTCGGCGTGGAAAGCACCCCTGGCGTGGGCTCGATGTTCTTTGTGATCATTCCTCTTTCCATTAATGGCGGGCCTGTTGATGAATCGTGACATCCAACTGCTGATCGTCGACGACAACGCCGCCACCCGCTATGCCCTGCGCCGCCGCCTGGAGAGCCATCACTACCACGTGCTCGAAGCCGGCACCGGGCAGGAGGGGCTGGACCTGATCGCCAGCGAAAAAATCGATGGGCTGATCCTCGACGTCAACCTGCCGGACATGAGCGGCTTCGACATCGTGCGCGTGTTGCGCGCCGATCCGATCACGGCCCTGCTGCCGGTGGTGCATGTGTCGGCGGCCTCGATCGAGACCGGCGATATCATCACCGGCCTGGACGCCGGTGCCGATGCCTACCTGATCCACCCGGTCGACCCCGATGTGCTGCTGGCGACCCTGCGCACCTTGCTGCGCGTGCGCGACACCGAATATGCGTTGCGTGAAAGCGAGGCGCGCTTTCGCGAGATTTTCTTCAATATCAGCGCGCCGATTGCGGTGATGGATGCACAGCTCAAGGTCCACGAATGCAATCACGCCTTCGCCCAGCTGATTCACGACAACCTCAACCCCGATGCCCTGCTCGAGTGCTTTGCCGCCGATCAGCTCACCGTCATCCAGGAGCTGTGCCAGCGCCTGGCGGCCGGTGAACGCTGGAAGGGCACGCTGCAAATGAAGGTCGACGGCCAACTGCGCGAGACCGAATGGCAGATTTCGCCCTATCGTCGCGCCGAATTGAGCCTGGTGTTTGTGGAGGATGTCACCGAGCACCGTCACCGCGAACGCCACCAACAGGCCGAGCTGGCCAACGCCACCAACCAGCTGGCACGGACCGAGGCGCAGTTGTTGCAGGCGCAGAAAATGGACGCCCTGGGCAAGCTGACCGGCGGCATCGCCCACGACTTCAACAACCTGCTGACCGGGATTATCACCAGCCTGGAGCTGATCAAAAAACGCATCGAAACCCAGCGCACCGACAAAGTCGTGGGCTACGCCGATGCGGCACTAAGCTCGGCCCTCAGCGCCGCTGGCCTGACCAACCGCCTGCTGGCCTTTGCCCGCCAGCAACCGTTGGACACCCGGCCGATCGATATCAACGCGCATATCCGCTCGCTGGAGGAACTGCTGGTGCGCACCATCGGCGAACATATCGCGCTGAAGCTGGAACTGACCACCAATCCCGCTGTGGCGATGGTCGATCCGATCCAGCTGGAAAGCGCGGTACTCAACCTGGTGATCAACGCCCGCGACGCGCTGCCCAAGGGCGGCAATATCTGGGTGACCACATACCCGGCCTACTCCAACGGCAACCTGAAACTGGAAAACGGCCCCTACATTGCCCTGTCGGTGCGCGATAACGGTGTGGGCATCGACCACAGCGTCATCGATAAAGTCTTCGACCCCTTCTTCACCACCAAGCCCGTGGGCCAGGGCACCGGGCTGGGCCTGTCGACCATCTACGGGTTCGCCCGCCAGTCGGGTGGCGACGCGCTGATCCGCAGCGTCACCCGCCAAGGCACCGAAGTGACCATCATGCTACCCGCCGCCAGCGGCCCCGCCAGCACCGCGACCAAGCCATTGGCGGCTCCCGGCCAAAGCAGCGGCGAGCACGTGCTGATCGTGGAAGACATGCCCTCGGTGCGCAGCTTTGTCGCCGAAGTACTGATCGACGCCGGCTACCGCTGCAGCCTGGCCGCCGATGCTGACGAAGCGATCGCCAACCTGCGCAGCGACCCCAGTGTCGACCTGTTGCTCACCGATGTCGGCTTGCCCTATATGAACGGGCGCGAACTGGCGGACATCGCACGCGAAATGCATCCCGCGCTGCCGATTCTGTTCATGACCGGCTACGCAGAGAATGCGGCGAATCGGCAGAGCTTCCTGGGTGAAGGCATGGACCTGATTTCCAAACCCTTCCATATCGACGAGTTGCTGGAGAAGATTAGGCGTGGGCTGGAGGGGACTGCAGGCGCCGGTTAACGGGGACGTCGGCGAATTGCGGGGTGATGTTTGGCGACATGCTTGCTACCGTGTTCAGCCTCTCGATCCGTGACCGGCATTAAGCAATGATCCGAATTTTCAAAACCGCAGTGTGCACACTCGGCCTGCTGTGCGTCGCCGCCCTGGGCTTTTTCGCCTGGCAGAGTTTCTACCCCGTGAGCGCCGCCACCGCGTGGAGCTACCAGGTGGTGCACAGGGATGTGCCCAAGGCCGCATCGCTGATGCCCATGGACGATGGCTCGCTGATGGTCAGCCAGGAACTCGACAAGGGCAAGGGCAGCATCGTACGCATCTACCCCAACGGCACCCGCGAAGTGGTGGTGGGCAACCTCTCCAAACCCGACGGTATGCTGGCCACCCGTGGCGGCTGGGTATTCAGCCAGGAGGCCCTCGACTCCCCCGTCAGCTTCCTCAAGGATGGCACCGTCACCGAACTGTTCAGAGGCGAAAACGTGCAGGGCCTGTGGGACGACGGTGACGACCTCTACGCCCTGGAAGACCGCCGCGACGAAGGACGCGTCCTGCGTTATCGCTGGAGCGACCAGAGCCTGAGCGTGGTACGCGCTGGCCTCGATGAGGGCGAATCAATCATCCGCTGTACCGATGGGCGCATGCTCTACACCAAGAAAAGAGAAGGCATGGTGCGCGAACTGACCGACGACGGCAGCGACCCAATGGTGGTGGGCGGGCTGAACCAGCCGACATTCCTGATGTGCGATGCGCGGGGTTTGTGGATCAACGAAGACGCCACCCATCGTGCGCGGTTGTTGCTGATCGACAAACAGGGGCGCCAACAGACGATCTTGTCGTTTTTGAAGGCGCCGCAGTCGATTGTGCCGACGGCTCGCGGGACTTATCTGGTGGCGGAAGGCGGGCGTGATCGGGTGTTGGAATTGACGCCGATACCGTTGAAACGGAGTAACCCATGAACATCCGACCTATCCACACGGAACAGGACTACAGGGACACGCTGCACTACAGCTGAAACCGTGCAACCGCCTCGTTCAGCGAGACCGCCAATTGAGCCAGCTCACGGCTTGAGCCATTGATCTGCCCCGCCCCGGACGACGATTGGGCCGACAGGTCGCGAATATTGACGATATTGCGGTCCACTTCCTTCGCCACTTGGGCCTGCTCTTCCGCCGCACTGGCGATGACCAGGTTGCGCTGGTGAATCTGGTCGATGGAGTCGGTGATCTGGCTCAACGCGCCCCCCGCGCCTTCCGCCAGGGCCAAGGTGTCAGTGGCACGCTGGGTACTGGATTGCATCGAGGTCAGCGCCTGGGTGGAACCGGTACGCATGGCGGTCACCATCTGGTCGATCTCAAGGGTCG
The genomic region above belongs to Pseudomonas poae and contains:
- a CDS encoding response regulator — encoded protein: MNRDIQLLIVDDNAATRYALRRRLESHHYHVLEAGTGQEGLDLIASEKIDGLILDVNLPDMSGFDIVRVLRADPITALLPVVHVSAASIETGDIITGLDAGADAYLIHPVDPDVLLATLRTLLRVRDTEYALRESEARFREIFFNISAPIAVMDAQLKVHECNHAFAQLIHDNLNPDALLECFAADQLTVIQELCQRLAAGERWKGTLQMKVDGQLRETEWQISPYRRAELSLVFVEDVTEHRHRERHQQAELANATNQLARTEAQLLQAQKMDALGKLTGGIAHDFNNLLTGIITSLELIKKRIETQRTDKVVGYADAALSSALSAAGLTNRLLAFARQQPLDTRPIDINAHIRSLEELLVRTIGEHIALKLELTTNPAVAMVDPIQLESAVLNLVINARDALPKGGNIWVTTYPAYSNGNLKLENGPYIALSVRDNGVGIDHSVIDKVFDPFFTTKPVGQGTGLGLSTIYGFARQSGGDALIRSVTRQGTEVTIMLPAASGPASTATKPLAAPGQSSGEHVLIVEDMPSVRSFVAEVLIDAGYRCSLAADADEAIANLRSDPSVDLLLTDVGLPYMNGRELADIAREMHPALPILFMTGYAENAANRQSFLGEGMDLISKPFHIDELLEKIRRGLEGTAGAG